Proteins encoded in a region of the Streptomyces sp. NBC_01298 genome:
- the rplT gene encoding 50S ribosomal protein L20, which yields MARVKRAVNAHKKRRAILEAAKGYRGQRSRLYRKAKEQVTHSLVYNFNDRKKRKGDFRRLWIQRINAAARQNGMTYNRLIQGLNAANIEVDRKILAELAVNDANAFAALVEVAQKALPADVNAPKVAA from the coding sequence GTGGCACGCGTCAAGCGGGCAGTAAACGCGCACAAGAAGCGTCGGGCAATCCTCGAGGCGGCGAAGGGTTACCGCGGTCAGCGTTCGCGCCTGTACCGCAAGGCCAAGGAGCAGGTCACCCACTCCCTGGTCTACAACTTCAACGACCGCAAGAAGCGCAAGGGCGACTTCCGTCGCCTCTGGATCCAGCGCATCAACGCGGCTGCCCGCCAGAACGGCATGACGTACAACCGCCTCATCCAGGGTCTGAACGCCGCCAACATCGAGGTGGACCGCAAGATCCTCGCCGAGCTGGCCGTCAACGACGCCAACGCGTTCGCCGCGCTGGTCGAGGTCGCGCAGAAGGCCCTCCCGGCCGACGTCAACGCCCCGAAGGTCGCTGCCTAA
- the infC gene encoding translation initiation factor IF-3, which translates to MWCYRGGSISTEPRINDRIRVPEVRLVGPSGEQVGIVPLAKALELAQEYDLDLVEVAASARPPVCKLMDYGKFKYESAMKAREARKNQAHTVIKEMKLRPKIDPHDYDTKKGHVVRFLKQGDKVKITIMFRGREQSRPELGYRLLQRLASDVEDLGFIESNPKQDGRNMIMVLGPHKKKTEAMAEAREAQAARKAERQGVAHGDESGDEALAADAALEAENAALEAEDVDAEDASDEAAEADDAAEAGTDEAAASDEASAQA; encoded by the coding sequence GTGTGGTGCTACCGAGGAGGATCCATCAGCACCGAGCCCCGCATCAACGACCGGATTCGCGTTCCCGAGGTACGACTCGTCGGCCCGAGTGGCGAGCAGGTCGGCATCGTGCCGCTTGCCAAGGCGCTCGAGCTCGCGCAGGAGTACGACCTCGACCTGGTCGAGGTCGCGGCGTCCGCACGCCCGCCGGTCTGCAAGCTCATGGACTACGGCAAGTTCAAGTACGAGTCGGCCATGAAGGCCCGTGAGGCGCGCAAGAATCAGGCGCACACGGTCATCAAGGAAATGAAGCTCCGGCCGAAGATCGACCCGCACGACTATGACACCAAGAAGGGTCACGTCGTTCGGTTCCTCAAGCAGGGCGACAAGGTCAAGATCACGATCATGTTCCGTGGTCGCGAGCAGTCCAGGCCGGAACTCGGCTACCGACTGCTGCAGCGTCTGGCTTCGGACGTCGAGGACCTCGGGTTCATCGAGTCGAACCCGAAGCAGGACGGCCGAAACATGATCATGGTTCTCGGTCCGCACAAGAAGAAGACCGAGGCGATGGCCGAAGCCCGCGAGGCGCAGGCCGCCCGCAAGGCAGAGCGCCAGGGTGTCGCGCACGGCGACGAGAGTGGTGACGAGGCCCTGGCCGCCGACGCCGCGCTCGAGGCCGAGAACGCCGCACTCGAAGCCGAGGACGTGGACGCCGAGGACGCTTCCGACGAAGCGGCCGAGGCTGACGACGCGGCCGAGGCCGGCACCGACGAGGCAGCCGCCTCGGACGAGGCCTCTGCCCAGGCCTGA
- the rpmI gene encoding 50S ribosomal protein L35 gives MPKNKTHSGTKKRFKITGSGKVLRERAGKRHLLEHKSSRVTRRLTGTAEMAPGDAKKIKKLLGK, from the coding sequence ATGCCGAAGAACAAGACGCACTCCGGGACCAAGAAGCGCTTCAAGATCACCGGCTCCGGCAAGGTGCTCCGCGAGCGCGCCGGCAAGCGCCACCTGCTCGAGCACAAGTCGTCCCGTGTCACCCGCCGCCTGACCGGCACCGCGGAGATGGCCCCCGGCGACGCCAAGAAGATCAAGAAGCTTCTCGGCAAGTGA
- a CDS encoding TrmH family RNA methyltransferase, translated as MGTPAELISPRSTRVAAARRLARRNFRTKERRFIAEGPQAVREAVEHRGAGGESTLIELFATVEAAERYADIVDAAYAAGARVHYASDEVLAEVSQTVTPQGLVGVCHFLDSPFEEILKARPKLVAVLAHVRDPGNAGTVLRCADAAGADAVVLTDASVDLYNPKSVRASVGSLFHLPVAVGVPVEQAVAGLRAAGVRILAADGAGTDDLDAELDAGTMGTPSAWIFGNEAWGLPEETRALADAVVRVPIHGKAESLNLATAAAVCLYASARAQRAPGGCRSVTPS; from the coding sequence ATGGGCACCCCCGCCGAGCTGATCTCCCCCCGGTCCACCCGGGTGGCCGCCGCCAGGCGACTGGCGCGACGCAATTTCCGTACCAAGGAGCGCCGCTTCATCGCCGAGGGCCCGCAGGCCGTGCGCGAGGCCGTGGAACACCGCGGCGCCGGGGGCGAGTCCACGCTGATCGAGCTGTTCGCGACCGTGGAGGCCGCCGAGCGCTACGCCGACATCGTCGACGCCGCGTACGCCGCCGGGGCCCGCGTGCACTACGCCTCCGACGAGGTGCTCGCGGAGGTCTCGCAGACCGTCACCCCGCAGGGCCTGGTCGGCGTCTGCCACTTCCTCGACTCCCCGTTCGAGGAGATCCTGAAGGCCCGGCCCAAGCTCGTCGCCGTCCTCGCGCACGTCCGCGACCCCGGCAACGCCGGTACGGTGCTGCGCTGCGCGGACGCCGCCGGAGCCGACGCGGTCGTGCTGACCGACGCCTCCGTGGACCTGTACAACCCCAAGTCGGTGCGCGCCTCCGTGGGCTCCCTCTTCCACCTCCCGGTGGCCGTCGGCGTGCCCGTGGAGCAGGCCGTGGCGGGGCTGCGCGCGGCCGGCGTACGGATCCTCGCCGCCGACGGGGCGGGCACGGACGACCTCGACGCCGAGCTCGACGCGGGCACCATGGGCACCCCGTCGGCCTGGATCTTCGGCAACGAGGCCTGGGGCCTGCCCGAGGAGACCAGGGCGCTCGCCGACGCCGTCGTGCGGGTCCCGATCCACGGAAAGGCCGAGAGCCTGAACCTCGCGACGGCCGCCGCGGTGTGCCTGTACGCCTCCGCGCGTGCACAGCGGGCGCCCGGAGGGTGCCGCTCCGTGACCCCCAGCTAG
- a CDS encoding sensor histidine kinase — translation MTVGTNSSPGAAKAAGAPVLATVSQLAAPAARVPVQQPQGAPAAPPRAARPAPAPSSQGGDTDGLGEYAALGIDPDDLPDGLVIADATGRVICFNSAAARITALVADEALGHGIERALPLEDLEGRRWWALTDPYGGLVTRRGQPERNLLLPGGREVLVSARYVRTHPKGPVRRLVVTLRGTEARRRTERSHAELIATVAHELRSPLTSVKGFTATLLAKWERFTDDQKRLMLETVDADANRVTRLITELLDISRIDSGRLEVRRQPVDISTAVGRHVQALTANGQAPERFLVSVSRPLPDLWADPDKIDQILGNLLENAVRHGEGTVTIDVTPTSFANAAGKTEKGTAVTVTDEGPGIPEESMKRVFTRFWRGSKRGGTGLGLYIVKGIVEAHGGTITVGRGPGGGAEFRFILPVGAPAYLTQ, via the coding sequence ATGACCGTCGGTACGAACAGCTCGCCAGGCGCCGCCAAGGCGGCCGGCGCACCGGTCCTGGCGACCGTGTCCCAGCTGGCCGCGCCCGCCGCCCGGGTGCCCGTACAGCAGCCCCAGGGAGCCCCCGCCGCGCCCCCGCGGGCCGCCCGGCCGGCGCCCGCGCCGTCGAGCCAGGGCGGGGACACGGACGGGCTCGGTGAGTACGCCGCGCTCGGGATCGATCCCGACGACCTGCCCGACGGGCTCGTGATCGCCGACGCCACCGGCCGGGTCATCTGCTTCAACTCCGCCGCCGCCCGGATCACCGCCCTCGTGGCGGACGAGGCCCTGGGACACGGGATCGAGCGCGCCCTCCCGCTGGAGGACCTCGAAGGCCGCCGCTGGTGGGCGCTGACCGACCCCTACGGAGGCCTCGTCACCCGGCGCGGACAGCCCGAGCGGAACCTGCTGCTGCCCGGCGGCCGTGAGGTCCTCGTCTCCGCCCGGTACGTGCGCACCCACCCCAAGGGCCCGGTGCGCCGGCTGGTGGTCACCCTGCGCGGCACCGAGGCCCGGCGGCGCACCGAGCGCAGCCACGCCGAGCTGATCGCCACCGTCGCGCACGAGCTGCGCTCCCCGCTCACCTCCGTGAAGGGGTTCACGGCGACGCTGCTCGCCAAGTGGGAGCGGTTCACCGACGACCAGAAGCGCTTGATGCTGGAGACCGTGGACGCCGACGCGAACCGCGTCACCCGGCTCATCACCGAGCTCCTGGACATCTCCCGCATCGACTCGGGCCGCCTCGAGGTGCGCCGCCAGCCGGTGGACATCTCCACCGCCGTGGGACGCCACGTCCAGGCGCTCACCGCGAACGGACAGGCCCCGGAGCGGTTCCTCGTCAGTGTGAGCCGACCGCTGCCCGACCTGTGGGCGGACCCGGACAAGATCGACCAGATCCTCGGCAACCTGCTCGAAAATGCGGTGCGCCACGGCGAGGGAACCGTCACCATCGACGTGACGCCGACCAGCTTCGCGAACGCCGCGGGGAAGACCGAGAAGGGAACCGCCGTCACCGTGACCGACGAGGGCCCCGGAATCCCCGAAGAGTCGATGAAACGCGTCTTCACCCGTTTCTGGCGGGGCAGCAAGCGCGGCGGCACCGGCCTGGGCCTGTACATCGTCAAGGGCATCGTGGAAGCCCACGGCGGCACCATCACGGTCGGCCGCGGACCCGGCGGCGGCGCCGAGTTCCGATTTATCCTGCCCGTCGGCGCCCCGGCATACCTCACGCAGTAG
- the pheT gene encoding phenylalanine--tRNA ligase subunit beta encodes MRVPLSWLREYVDLPAGETGRDVAHKLVDAGLEVETVEQLGGGLKGPLVVGQVLTIEELEGFRKPIRFCTVDVGAANGTGLPQEIVCGARNFSVGDKVVVVLPGAVLPGDFAIAARETYGRTSHGMICSGDELGMGDDGTHGIIVLPHEHEVGSDAIKLLELVDEVLDIDITPDRGYCMSMRGVAREAATAYGLPLRDPALLDVPQPNSYGYAVKIDDPQGCDRFTARTVTGLDPEARSPIWLTRRLQKAGMRPISLAVDITNYVMLELGQPLHAYDRSRIDGAIGVRRAEQGEKFTTLDGVKRTLDSEDLVITDNSGPIGLAGVMGGANTEIADSVTDPETGQVTGTTDVVVEAAHFDSVSISRTARRLKLSSEASKRFERGVDPQAAAAAAQRTVDLLVLLAGGTAEAGVTELTAPGAPRTIAMSADHPDKVAGMDYGRETVVRRLQEVGCDVYGQDELVVTTPSWRPDLAEPNDLAEEVIRLEGYGNLPSTLPQVPSGRGLTARQQLHRRVGRALAGAGYVEALSYPFIGEGVFDQLQLSAHDASRQVVKLVNPISDEEPALRTTLLPGLLGALRRNDSRGSHDLALFETGSVFRAAAQPGVAVRLGVDRRPTDEEIATLNAALPAQPRYAAVVLAGAREQAGWWGKGRPADWADAVQAARSLAVEAGAELVVRQGQYGPWHPGRCAELLVTLDGVETVIGHAGELHPRVVKAMGLPARTSAMELDLDRLAAAGGEALQAPRISSFPVATQDVALIVDASVPASAVEDALHKGAGELLESLRLFDVFEGEQVGEGKKSLAYALRFRAADRTLTAEESTAARDAAVALAGERTGAVLRGA; translated from the coding sequence ATGCGCGTCCCGCTTTCTTGGCTGCGGGAGTACGTCGACCTCCCCGCGGGTGAAACCGGTCGCGACGTGGCCCACAAGCTCGTCGACGCCGGCCTCGAGGTCGAAACCGTCGAGCAGCTCGGCGGCGGGCTCAAGGGCCCGCTCGTCGTCGGCCAGGTCCTGACCATCGAGGAGCTCGAAGGCTTCCGCAAGCCGATCCGCTTCTGCACGGTCGACGTCGGCGCCGCAAACGGCACCGGCCTGCCGCAGGAGATCGTCTGCGGCGCCCGGAACTTCTCCGTCGGCGACAAGGTCGTCGTGGTGCTGCCCGGCGCGGTGCTGCCCGGCGACTTCGCGATCGCCGCGCGCGAGACGTACGGCCGCACCTCGCACGGCATGATCTGCTCCGGCGACGAGCTGGGCATGGGCGACGACGGCACGCACGGCATCATCGTGCTGCCGCACGAGCACGAGGTCGGCTCCGACGCGATCAAGCTCCTGGAGCTGGTCGACGAGGTCCTCGACATCGACATCACCCCGGACCGCGGCTACTGCATGTCGATGCGCGGTGTGGCCCGCGAGGCCGCCACCGCGTACGGTCTGCCGCTGCGCGACCCGGCGCTGCTCGACGTGCCCCAGCCGAACTCGTACGGCTACGCCGTCAAGATCGACGACCCGCAGGGCTGCGACCGCTTCACCGCGCGCACGGTGACCGGCCTCGACCCCGAGGCGCGCTCCCCGATCTGGCTCACGCGCCGCCTCCAGAAGGCGGGCATGCGCCCGATCTCGCTCGCCGTGGACATCACCAACTACGTGATGCTCGAGCTCGGCCAGCCGCTGCACGCCTACGACCGCTCGCGGATCGACGGCGCCATCGGCGTCCGCCGGGCCGAGCAGGGCGAGAAGTTCACCACCCTGGACGGGGTCAAGCGCACGCTCGACTCCGAGGACCTGGTGATCACCGACAACAGCGGCCCGATCGGGCTCGCCGGTGTCATGGGCGGAGCCAACACCGAGATCGCCGACTCCGTGACCGACCCCGAGACCGGCCAGGTCACGGGCACCACGGACGTCGTCGTCGAGGCCGCGCACTTCGACTCCGTGTCGATCTCGCGCACCGCCCGCCGGCTCAAGCTGTCCTCCGAGGCGTCCAAGCGCTTCGAGCGCGGCGTGGACCCGCAGGCCGCCGCCGCCGCCGCGCAGCGCACCGTCGACCTGCTCGTGCTGCTCGCGGGCGGCACCGCCGAGGCCGGCGTCACCGAACTCACCGCCCCGGGCGCCCCGCGCACCATCGCAATGAGCGCGGACCACCCCGACAAGGTCGCGGGCATGGACTACGGACGGGAGACCGTCGTACGCCGCCTGCAGGAGGTCGGCTGCGACGTCTACGGCCAGGACGAGCTCGTCGTCACCACGCCCTCGTGGCGGCCCGACCTCGCCGAGCCCAACGACCTCGCCGAGGAGGTCATCCGGCTGGAGGGCTACGGGAACCTTCCCTCCACCCTCCCGCAGGTGCCCTCCGGCCGCGGTCTGACCGCCCGGCAGCAGCTGCACCGCCGGGTCGGCCGCGCGCTGGCCGGCGCGGGCTACGTCGAGGCGCTCAGCTACCCCTTCATCGGGGAGGGCGTCTTCGACCAGCTCCAGCTGTCCGCGCACGACGCCTCCCGCCAGGTCGTCAAGCTGGTCAACCCGATCTCCGACGAGGAGCCGGCGCTGCGCACCACGCTGCTGCCGGGTCTGCTCGGCGCGCTGCGCCGCAACGACAGCCGGGGCAGCCACGACCTCGCGCTCTTCGAGACCGGCTCGGTCTTCCGGGCCGCCGCTCAGCCGGGCGTCGCCGTACGCCTCGGCGTCGACCGGCGTCCCACCGACGAGGAGATCGCCACCCTGAACGCGGCCCTGCCCGCGCAGCCGCGCTACGCCGCGGTCGTGCTGGCCGGGGCCCGCGAGCAGGCCGGCTGGTGGGGCAAGGGCCGTCCGGCCGACTGGGCCGACGCGGTCCAGGCGGCGCGCTCGCTGGCCGTCGAGGCCGGTGCGGAGCTCGTCGTGCGCCAGGGCCAGTACGGCCCCTGGCACCCGGGCCGCTGCGCCGAGCTGCTCGTCACCCTGGACGGGGTGGAGACGGTCATCGGCCACGCCGGTGAGCTGCACCCGCGCGTGGTCAAGGCGATGGGCCTGCCGGCCCGCACCAGCGCCATGGAGCTCGACCTGGACCGCCTCGCGGCGGCCGGCGGCGAGGCCCTCCAGGCGCCCCGGATCTCCTCCTTCCCGGTGGCGACCCAGGACGTCGCGCTGATCGTGGACGCGTCCGTGCCGGCTTCGGCCGTCGAGGACGCGCTGCACAAGGGCGCGGGCGAACTCCTCGAATCGCTGCGGCTGTTCGACGTGTTCGAGGGTGAGCAGGTCGGCGAGGGCAAGAAGTCCCTCGCGTACGCGCTGCGCTTCCGCGCGGCCGACCGCACGCTGACCGCCGAGGAGTCCACGGCGGCCCGCGACGCGGCGGTCGCCCTCGCGGGCGAGCGCACGGGGGCGGTACTGCGCGGCGCATAG
- the pheS gene encoding phenylalanine--tRNA ligase subunit alpha → MSAPNKSYDPVEVEALKPDEIERMRDEALAAFAAAGDLDELREAKTAHMGDRSPLALANREIGALPPQAKATAGKLVGQARGAVNKAFGARTVALEAERDERVLVEEAVDVTLPYDRVPAGARHPLTTLMDRIADIFVAMGYEVAEGPEVEAEWFNFDALNFTPDHPARQMQDTFFVRGPEGTEGDESGVVLRTHTSPVQARSLLERKPPVYIVCPGRVYRTDELDATHTPVFHQVELLAVDEGLTMADLKGTMDHMVQELFGEGTTTRLRPHFFPFTEPSAEMDMQCYVCRGESVGNPDRPCRTCSSEGWIELGGCGMVNPKVLTACGVDPEKYSGFAFGFGIERMLMFRHNVEDMRDMVEGDVRFTRPFGSEI, encoded by the coding sequence ATGTCGGCACCGAACAAGTCGTACGACCCTGTTGAGGTCGAGGCACTGAAACCGGATGAGATCGAGCGCATGCGGGACGAGGCGCTCGCCGCCTTCGCCGCCGCCGGCGACCTCGACGAGCTTCGCGAGGCGAAGACCGCGCACATGGGCGACCGCTCGCCCCTGGCGCTCGCCAACCGCGAGATCGGCGCGCTGCCCCCGCAGGCCAAGGCCACCGCGGGCAAGCTCGTGGGCCAGGCCCGCGGCGCCGTGAACAAGGCGTTCGGGGCCCGCACCGTCGCGCTCGAAGCCGAGCGCGACGAGCGGGTGCTGGTCGAGGAGGCGGTGGACGTCACGCTGCCCTACGACCGTGTGCCCGCCGGCGCCCGGCACCCCCTGACCACGCTGATGGACCGCATCGCGGACATCTTCGTGGCCATGGGGTACGAGGTCGCGGAGGGCCCCGAGGTCGAGGCGGAGTGGTTCAACTTCGACGCCCTCAACTTCACGCCCGACCACCCCGCGCGCCAGATGCAGGACACCTTCTTCGTCCGGGGGCCGGAAGGCACCGAGGGCGACGAGTCCGGCGTCGTGCTGCGCACCCACACCTCCCCGGTGCAGGCGCGCTCGCTGCTGGAGCGCAAGCCCCCCGTCTACATCGTGTGCCCGGGGCGGGTGTACCGCACCGACGAGCTCGACGCGACGCACACCCCGGTCTTCCACCAGGTCGAGCTGCTCGCCGTGGACGAGGGCCTGACCATGGCGGACCTCAAGGGCACCATGGACCACATGGTCCAGGAGCTGTTCGGCGAGGGCACCACCACGCGCCTGCGCCCGCACTTCTTCCCCTTCACCGAGCCGTCCGCCGAGATGGACATGCAGTGCTACGTGTGCCGCGGCGAATCGGTGGGCAACCCCGACCGCCCGTGCCGCACCTGCTCCAGCGAGGGCTGGATCGAGCTCGGCGGCTGCGGCATGGTCAACCCGAAGGTGCTCACCGCCTGCGGCGTGGACCCGGAGAAGTACAGCGGGTTCGCCTTCGGCTTCGGCATCGAGCGGATGCTGATGTTCCGCCACAACGTAGAAGACATGCGAGACATGGTCGAGGGTGACGTTCGTTTCACCCGGCCGTTCGGGAGTGAGATCTGA